In one Gemmatimonadota bacterium genomic region, the following are encoded:
- a CDS encoding ribonuclease HI has protein sequence MDPLVFLYADESCLGIQFPDRPRPGGAAGLIEHWRRGRWERRDYWVSEPATTNNRMALRSAIEGLRALHAPCRVVFTSDSQYLVRGMREWVQGWIRRGWKRKGGLLENEQLWRELVAQAARHRVEWQWVRGHAGHPQNEYANHLAQRAARTQDESGGAKPSGLSAWLEEQRGRGRYLDFDDTAPPG, from the coding sequence ATGGACCCGCTCGTCTTCCTGTACGCGGACGAATCCTGCCTGGGCATCCAGTTCCCGGACCGGCCCAGGCCGGGCGGCGCCGCGGGGCTCATCGAGCATTGGCGGCGCGGCAGGTGGGAGCGGCGCGATTACTGGGTCAGCGAGCCCGCCACGACCAACAACCGCATGGCACTGCGCAGCGCCATTGAAGGGCTGCGTGCGCTGCATGCGCCCTGCCGCGTCGTTTTCACGTCGGACTCCCAGTACCTGGTGCGCGGCATGAGGGAATGGGTGCAGGGCTGGATCCGGCGCGGCTGGAAGCGCAAAGGCGGCCTGCTGGAGAACGAGCAGCTATGGCGGGAGCTGGTCGCGCAGGCAGCCCGGCACCGGGTAGAATGGCAGTGGGTGCGTGGCCACGCCGGCCACCCGCAGAACGAGTACGCCAACCACCTGGCCCAGCGCGCGGCTCGCACGCAGGATGAGTCCGGCGGCGCCAAGCCCTCCGGCCTCAGCGCGTGGCTGGAGGAGCAACGCGGCCGCGGCCGTTACCTGGACTTCGACGACACCGCTCCGCCCGGCTAG